One region of Marivirga arenosa genomic DNA includes:
- a CDS encoding sensor histidine kinase, with the protein MAYKLENTAEIASELSSDLLFRIMKESSLVETDGIPLKSLNNLLQFISEEFCANEHWVVEESKKDNCLKWDLQNPLVKEIIPFNKELKERKKSPFFTLEISKPFLFYKHHLIFPINLKNKEIYIGFSARKEFELSSEDNKSFFVISERLKELILLVNNERSEKSRSQKLETILDRLPQAIVFTENNNGDTWLNKEALEVFNLEKNQKNISSDLFSKKLADLKVKVTNREEVELVGNNMISLNALPSSFGEDWIWKFENSVLKVIRKNAYIAGKEGELWVFDNVSELYFANERLNSLFRKLNVAYNEINANLTEFQSKSSSKSITDLEAEESRIIQQYDNNDILGKVTHDLRTPFAKVYTIVQLLLTDNQENLSEQQVERINLIKQVVADGLQIVKGFLDTGNMVLDEKKFNPEIIDLQAFVDDSLMPYELLSAKKNIIFITQLLDQNLEIKVDRTYLKRIIDNLISNAIKFSPNETQINYTIFREGDEIIFSVKDQGPGLSDDDKSRLFKKYQQLSAKPIGTDESTGLGLYIVKTMVDKMGGRIWVESEKGKGANFKVALKSNL; encoded by the coding sequence ATGGCCTACAAATTAGAAAATACCGCAGAAATAGCATCTGAGCTTTCAAGTGACTTGTTGTTTAGAATTATGAAGGAAAGTTCATTGGTTGAGACAGATGGCATTCCCTTGAAATCATTAAACAATTTGCTTCAATTTATTTCTGAGGAGTTTTGTGCCAATGAACATTGGGTAGTTGAAGAAAGTAAAAAGGATAATTGCTTAAAATGGGATTTACAAAACCCATTAGTAAAGGAAATTATCCCTTTTAATAAAGAATTGAAAGAAAGAAAAAAGAGCCCTTTCTTCACACTTGAAATTTCAAAACCCTTCCTTTTTTATAAGCATCACCTCATTTTTCCTATTAACTTAAAAAATAAGGAAATCTATATTGGCTTTTCTGCAAGAAAAGAGTTTGAGCTTTCTTCTGAAGATAATAAATCATTTTTTGTTATTTCTGAAAGATTAAAAGAGTTAATCCTTTTGGTAAATAACGAAAGAAGTGAAAAATCTAGAAGCCAGAAATTGGAGACTATTCTTGATCGTTTACCTCAAGCCATTGTTTTCACAGAAAATAATAATGGAGACACTTGGCTTAATAAAGAAGCCTTAGAAGTATTTAATTTAGAAAAGAATCAAAAAAATATCTCGTCTGATTTATTTTCTAAAAAGCTGGCCGATTTAAAGGTTAAAGTAACCAATAGGGAAGAGGTTGAGCTTGTAGGAAATAATATGATCAGTTTAAATGCACTTCCTTCTAGCTTTGGTGAAGATTGGATCTGGAAATTCGAAAACTCAGTTTTAAAAGTTATCAGAAAAAATGCCTATATCGCTGGTAAAGAAGGCGAATTATGGGTATTCGATAATGTAAGTGAATTATACTTTGCCAATGAAAGATTAAACTCATTGTTCAGAAAACTAAATGTAGCTTACAATGAGATTAATGCCAACTTAACTGAATTCCAATCTAAGTCAAGTTCTAAAAGCATAACAGATCTTGAAGCTGAAGAATCAAGAATTATTCAGCAATATGACAATAATGATATATTAGGAAAGGTGACACATGATTTAAGAACGCCTTTTGCAAAAGTTTATACTATAGTTCAATTACTGCTTACTGATAATCAAGAAAATTTAAGCGAACAACAAGTTGAAAGAATTAATTTGATCAAGCAAGTAGTAGCTGATGGACTACAAATTGTGAAAGGATTCTTAGATACAGGCAATATGGTATTGGATGAGAAAAAATTCAACCCAGAAATTATTGACCTGCAAGCATTTGTTGATGACAGCTTAATGCCTTACGAGCTTCTTTCTGCTAAGAAAAACATCATCTTTATAACTCAATTATTAGATCAAAACCTGGAAATAAAAGTAGACAGAACTTATTTAAAGCGAATAATTGATAACCTGATATCAAATGCCATTAAGTTCTCTCCTAACGAAACTCAAATAAACTACACTATCTTTAGAGAAGGTGATGAAATCATTTTCTCGGTTAAAGATCAAGGACCAGGACTATCTGATGATGATAAAAGCAGACTTTTCAAAAAATACCAACAACTCTCTGCCAAGCCAATCGGCACTGATGAATCTACCGGCTTAGGTCTATACATAGTAAAAACCATGGTGGATAAAATGGGGGGTAGAATTTGGGTAGAAAGTGAGAAAGGAAAAGGAGCAAATTTCAAAGTTGCTTTAAAATCAAATCTTTAA
- a CDS encoding TlpA disulfide reductase family protein produces the protein MKNIFIILFVFAFTISCSPEKEKINLSGNWIGEISMQGKTMPFEMEIQEKDSAKIIAYIINGEERIVLDEIEKQNDSLHITLHIFDITLDLNIGNNVLNGTYTKHYEEDYVLPISFHKGNERFKSNSDKQPKDFSGKWEVTFIEPKEQDTTEAVGIFKQDGKHIKGTFLTPLGDYRYLVGIAEGNKMKLSTFDGNHAFLFEAEMNEDSTLNGDFYSGKDWYESWTGFRNSNAKLPSPDSLTYLKKGYDNIYFSFPNLEGERVSLTDEKYQNKVVIVQLFGTWCPNCMDETKFLTKWYDKNKDRGVEIIGLAYEAKDDFNYAKSRVERMIKKYDVKYDFLIAGTNDKEEASKTLPMLNRVISFPTMIILNKDGDLVSIHTGFNGPGTGKYYDEFVEKFNRKMDRLLEKD, from the coding sequence ATGAAAAATATTTTCATTATTCTTTTTGTATTTGCATTCACTATTTCTTGTAGTCCTGAAAAGGAAAAAATAAACCTTTCTGGTAATTGGATTGGTGAAATTAGTATGCAAGGAAAAACAATGCCTTTTGAAATGGAGATTCAAGAAAAGGATAGTGCTAAAATTATCGCATACATCATAAATGGAGAGGAAAGAATTGTGTTGGATGAAATAGAAAAACAAAATGACTCTTTACATATCACACTTCATATTTTCGATATCACTCTTGACCTAAACATTGGAAATAATGTATTAAATGGAACTTATACAAAACATTATGAAGAAGATTATGTGCTTCCTATTAGTTTTCATAAAGGCAATGAAAGATTTAAATCTAATTCAGATAAACAGCCAAAAGATTTTTCAGGAAAATGGGAAGTTACTTTTATAGAACCTAAAGAACAAGATACAACAGAGGCGGTGGGAATATTTAAACAAGATGGTAAGCATATTAAAGGTACTTTTCTAACGCCTTTAGGGGATTATAGATATCTGGTTGGAATTGCTGAAGGTAATAAAATGAAGCTTAGTACATTTGACGGTAATCATGCATTTTTATTTGAAGCGGAAATGAATGAAGACAGTACCCTGAATGGTGATTTTTATTCAGGAAAAGATTGGTATGAAAGCTGGACTGGCTTTAGAAATAGTAATGCTAAACTACCCAGCCCAGATTCATTAACCTACCTAAAAAAAGGCTATGATAACATCTATTTTAGCTTCCCTAACCTAGAAGGAGAAAGAGTTAGTCTGACAGATGAAAAGTATCAAAACAAGGTAGTAATTGTTCAATTATTTGGTACCTGGTGTCCTAACTGTATGGATGAAACTAAGTTTTTAACGAAATGGTATGATAAAAATAAGGATAGAGGAGTTGAAATTATTGGCTTAGCTTATGAAGCAAAAGATGATTTTAACTATGCGAAAAGTAGAGTTGAAAGAATGATAAAAAAATATGATGTAAAGTATGATTTCCTAATTGCAGGCACTAACGATAAGGAAGAAGCCTCAAAAACACTCCCTATGCTCAATAGAGTTATATCATTCCCAACCATGATTATCTTAAATAAAGATGGTGACTTAGTTAGTATTCATACAGGGTTTAATGGACCGGGAACCGGGAAATATTACGATGAATTTGTTGAAAAATTCAATAGAAAGATGGATCGTTTATTAGAAAAAGACTAA